A region from the Thauera humireducens genome encodes:
- a CDS encoding SlyX family protein, whose amino-acid sequence MEDRLEALETKIMSAEDQLDELNRTVWRQQQELDLLREQVRQLAQQVKTIQPGAPNRPEDEIPPHW is encoded by the coding sequence ATGGAAGACCGCCTCGAAGCGCTCGAAACCAAGATCATGTCGGCCGAGGATCAGCTCGACGAACTGAACCGCACCGTTTGGCGCCAGCAGCAGGAGCTCGACCTGCTGCGCGAGCAGGTGCGACAGCTGGCGCAGCAGGTCAAGACCATCCAGCCGGGCGCGCCGAACCGTCCGGAAGACGAGATCCCGCCGCACTGGTAG
- a CDS encoding nitrite reductase: protein MKSAALKQFGVLAVSTLALACQVAFAEAPAGHGDAAMKEYQAGGSPMADVPMHHDINPLAPRMSEPEFDKAKRIFFERCAGCHGVLRKGATGKALTPDITLEKGLEYLKVFIKYGSPGGMPNWGTSGVLSDDEVDLMARYIQQTPPAPPEYGLKEMEASWKVVVPVEKRPTKKMNDLNLENLFSVTLRDDGKIALIDGDSKKIVSVLETGYAVHISRMSASGRYLFVIGRDAKINLIDLWMEKPDTVAEIKVGLEARSVESSKAKGWEDKYAIAGTYWPPQFVIMDGDTLQPRKIVSTRGMVTGTQDYHPEPRVAAIVSSHFNPEFFVNVKETGMVYSVDYRDLENLSIKMIEAAPFLHDGGFESTHRYFMDAANASDKIAVIDTKEGKLEKLVDVGKVPHPGRGANFVDPKFGPVWATGHLGDETISLIGTDPHQHPDNAWKVVRTLKGLGGGSLFLKTHPTSKNLWADTTLNPDEKISQSVAVWDIDNIDKGYELIPVGEWSGVKAGPKRVVQPEYNKAGDEVWFSVWNGADQESAIVVVDDRTRKLKAVIRDPRLITPTGKFNVYNTQHDVY from the coding sequence ATGAAGTCAGCAGCTTTGAAGCAGTTCGGGGTGCTTGCGGTGTCGACGCTCGCGCTCGCATGTCAGGTGGCCTTCGCCGAGGCCCCGGCCGGACATGGCGATGCGGCGATGAAGGAGTACCAGGCCGGCGGCTCGCCGATGGCCGACGTGCCGATGCACCACGACATCAACCCGCTGGCGCCGCGCATGTCCGAGCCCGAGTTCGACAAGGCCAAGCGCATCTTCTTCGAGCGTTGTGCCGGCTGCCACGGCGTGCTGCGCAAGGGGGCGACCGGCAAGGCGCTGACGCCCGACATCACGCTGGAGAAGGGGCTCGAGTACCTGAAGGTCTTCATCAAGTACGGTTCGCCCGGCGGCATGCCGAACTGGGGTACGTCCGGTGTGCTGAGCGACGACGAGGTCGACCTGATGGCGCGCTACATCCAGCAGACGCCGCCGGCGCCGCCCGAGTACGGCCTCAAGGAAATGGAAGCGTCGTGGAAGGTCGTCGTCCCGGTCGAAAAACGTCCGACGAAGAAGATGAACGATCTCAATCTCGAGAACCTGTTCTCGGTGACGCTGCGCGATGACGGCAAGATCGCGCTGATCGACGGCGACAGCAAGAAGATCGTCAGCGTTCTCGAGACCGGCTACGCGGTGCACATCTCGCGCATGTCGGCCTCGGGCCGCTACCTGTTCGTGATCGGCCGCGATGCCAAGATCAACCTGATCGACCTGTGGATGGAGAAGCCGGACACGGTCGCGGAGATCAAGGTCGGCCTCGAGGCGCGCTCGGTGGAGAGCTCCAAGGCCAAGGGCTGGGAGGACAAGTACGCCATCGCCGGCACCTACTGGCCGCCGCAGTTCGTGATCATGGACGGCGACACGCTGCAGCCGCGCAAGATCGTCTCCACCCGCGGCATGGTCACCGGCACCCAGGACTATCACCCCGAGCCGCGCGTGGCCGCGATCGTGTCCTCGCACTTCAATCCGGAATTCTTCGTCAATGTGAAGGAAACCGGCATGGTGTATTCGGTGGACTATCGCGACCTCGAGAACCTGAGCATCAAGATGATCGAGGCGGCGCCCTTCCTGCACGACGGGGGCTTCGAGTCCACGCACCGCTACTTCATGGACGCAGCCAACGCATCGGACAAGATCGCGGTCATCGATACCAAGGAAGGCAAGCTGGAGAAACTGGTCGACGTGGGCAAGGTGCCGCACCCGGGTCGTGGCGCGAACTTCGTCGATCCGAAGTTCGGCCCGGTATGGGCCACCGGCCACCTGGGCGACGAGACGATCTCCTTGATCGGCACCGATCCGCACCAGCACCCGGACAATGCCTGGAAGGTGGTGCGCACGCTGAAGGGCCTGGGGGGCGGATCGCTGTTCCTGAAGACGCATCCGACGTCGAAGAACCTGTGGGCCGACACCACGCTGAACCCGGACGAGAAGATCAGCCAGTCGGTTGCCGTGTGGGACATCGACAACATCGACAAGGGCTACGAGCTGATCCCCGTCGGCGAGTGGTCCGGCGTCAAGGCCGGCCCGAAGCGCGTCGTTCAGCCGGAATACAATAAGGCGGGCGACGAGGTCTGGTTCTCGGTCTGGAATGGTGCGGACCAGGAGTCGGCGATCGTCGTCGTCGATGACAGGACGCGCAAGCTCAAGGCCGTGATCCGTGATCCCAGGTTGATCACGCCGACGGGCAAGTTCAACGTCTACAACACGCAACACGACGTGTACTGA
- a CDS encoding thioredoxin family protein: MSALHPIQSLPAHPRLADGPVIVIALCADWCGTCREFQPVLERIALAHPEMVFAWADIEDDAELVGDIELDSFPTLAIFHHGTPLHFGASLPLEPVVTRLIRSAAATPAGAPRDIPAEVLELGARLAG; this comes from the coding sequence ATGTCCGCCCTGCACCCGATCCAGAGCCTTCCCGCTCACCCGCGCCTTGCCGACGGGCCGGTGATCGTCATCGCGCTCTGCGCCGACTGGTGCGGAACCTGCCGCGAGTTCCAGCCCGTGCTGGAGCGCATCGCGCTCGCCCATCCCGAGATGGTGTTCGCCTGGGCCGACATCGAGGACGATGCCGAGCTGGTGGGCGACATCGAACTCGACAGCTTCCCGACCCTCGCGATCTTCCACCACGGCACACCGCTGCACTTCGGCGCATCCCTGCCCCTGGAGCCCGTGGTCACGCGCCTGATCCGCAGCGCGGCCGCCACACCCGCGGGCGCGCCGCGCGACATCCCGGCCGAGGTGCTCGAGCTCGGCGCACGCCTGGCCGGCTGA
- a CDS encoding type IV pili methyl-accepting chemotaxis transducer N-terminal domain-containing protein yields the protein MIAPTRDALWAQRKLLAAEPLFAGLPAALFDELAVGSRVLELNAQSLLYRAEDPIHEAFVLASGSVAREHLLPTGNEKVLELAQAPQVLALGELLARTHYGASCRALAHSVVVAIDIRRLRGAIQKDPALSWRIVQTLAKRQCAIEFDVSGHHSGATGAQRILDYLLAQAGDRIGLAGETTVVLKASKKIIAARIGMTPESFSRSLRQLSDQGVVVVEGRKVHVQHAALSDIEAGKSGQRLRFVRKGKAQGVPSGARIAPGALVNLCGRCRMLSQRMAIAWALIAAGLSVEKAAVRLRRLVHEFERVLARLEALGMPDLLESGRVAVVEAWPDYRAALAEDGATPARAKRVLAASETVLDAADRLTSAAEQAFGLPDAHYVNVAGRNRMLSQRIGKLFVFREWVAEPARIQDEIDAATGEFERNLDELRHSGRRLPELSGQLQEVSDQWQRFLRALAPDVMRVQRAQHVRAVVGEADRLLRHVDTAVKLYERLTPAPAA from the coding sequence GTGATCGCCCCAACGAGGGACGCCCTTTGGGCGCAACGCAAGCTGCTGGCGGCCGAGCCGCTCTTTGCCGGCCTGCCGGCGGCCTTGTTCGACGAACTGGCGGTGGGTAGCCGCGTGCTCGAACTGAACGCGCAGAGCCTGCTCTACCGTGCCGAGGATCCGATCCACGAGGCCTTCGTGCTGGCCAGCGGCAGCGTGGCGCGCGAGCACCTGCTGCCCACCGGCAACGAGAAGGTGCTGGAACTGGCGCAGGCGCCGCAGGTGCTCGCGCTCGGCGAACTACTGGCGCGCACGCATTACGGCGCATCGTGCAGGGCGCTCGCCCACAGCGTCGTCGTTGCGATCGACATCCGCCGCCTGCGCGGGGCCATCCAGAAGGACCCTGCGTTGAGCTGGCGGATCGTGCAGACGCTGGCGAAGCGCCAGTGCGCGATCGAGTTCGACGTTTCCGGCCACCATTCGGGGGCCACCGGCGCACAACGCATCCTCGACTACCTGCTCGCGCAGGCGGGTGATCGCATCGGTCTCGCCGGCGAGACCACGGTCGTGCTGAAGGCCAGCAAGAAGATCATTGCGGCCCGCATCGGCATGACCCCCGAGTCCTTTTCACGCAGCCTGCGCCAACTCAGCGATCAAGGTGTGGTCGTCGTCGAGGGGCGCAAGGTGCACGTCCAGCACGCCGCGCTGAGCGATATCGAAGCCGGCAAGTCGGGCCAGCGCCTGCGCTTCGTGCGCAAGGGCAAGGCCCAGGGCGTGCCGTCCGGTGCGCGTATCGCGCCCGGGGCACTGGTCAACCTGTGCGGTCGCTGTCGCATGCTGTCGCAGCGCATGGCCATCGCCTGGGCACTGATCGCGGCGGGCCTGTCGGTGGAGAAGGCCGCGGTGCGCCTGCGGCGGCTGGTGCACGAGTTCGAGCGCGTGCTGGCCCGTCTCGAGGCGCTGGGGATGCCCGATCTCCTGGAGTCGGGGCGCGTGGCCGTGGTCGAGGCCTGGCCCGATTACCGTGCCGCGCTGGCCGAGGACGGCGCGACGCCGGCGCGGGCGAAGCGGGTGCTTGCCGCCAGCGAAACCGTGCTCGATGCGGCCGACCGGCTCACCAGCGCGGCCGAGCAGGCGTTCGGGCTGCCGGACGCGCATTACGTCAATGTGGCCGGTCGCAACCGCATGTTGTCGCAGCGCATCGGCAAGCTGTTCGTGTTTCGCGAGTGGGTGGCCGAGCCGGCGCGCATCCAGGACGAGATCGACGCGGCAACCGGTGAGTTCGAGCGCAACCTCGACGAACTGCGCCACAGCGGGCGGCGCCTTCCCGAACTGTCTGGGCAACTGCAGGAAGTGTCGGACCAGTGGCAGCGCTTCCTGCGTGCGCTGGCACCCGATGTGATGCGCGTGCAGCGCGCGCAGCATGTGCGGGCGGTGGTCGGCGAGGCCGACCGGCTGTTACGCCATGTGGATACCGCAGTGAAGCTCTATGAGCGGCTGACGCCGGCGCCGGCCGCCTAG
- a CDS encoding N-acetylmuramoyl-L-alanine amidase gives MRDRTGESIAGRGPGVLTEPDAALAQGIDRRRLLKFAGATLALLVSPVGHAAPASLLAVRVWPSAEYTRITLEGSTTLRYSHMLVPDPDRLVVDLEGVHLDSVLQSLPSKVMESDPYIRLIRAGQNRPGVVRVVVELKAPVNPQVFTLAPVGNYGHRLVLDLHSTEEHDPLLALIMKDSPMDAAAGDAGQDSAQASVSDNGNPPAERSTARRADPNVNRLFTVVLDPGHGGEDPGAIGAAGSYEKNVTLSIARRLKRKIDAEPNMRAVLTRDGDYFVPLQQRVTRARRVRADLFVSIHADAFVKPEANGSSVYVLSERGASSTAARWLAQKENDADLVGGVNLARQDGHIARTLLDLSQTATINDSLKLGRAMLGEIGGINRLHKQDVEQAGFAVLKAPDIPSVLVETAFISNPQEERRLNDEAYQEKMANALLRGIRRYFETNPPAGTTRVAQLG, from the coding sequence ATGCGTGATCGAACTGGGGAAAGCATTGCGGGGCGCGGACCCGGCGTCCTGACGGAGCCGGATGCTGCGCTTGCGCAGGGCATCGATCGTCGTCGCCTGCTCAAGTTCGCCGGGGCGACGCTGGCCCTGCTGGTCAGCCCTGTCGGCCACGCAGCGCCGGCCAGCCTGCTCGCCGTTCGCGTCTGGCCGTCGGCCGAATACACCCGCATCACGCTCGAGGGCTCGACCACCCTGCGCTATAGCCACATGCTGGTGCCCGACCCCGACCGACTGGTGGTCGACCTCGAGGGCGTTCACCTCGACAGCGTGCTGCAGTCCCTGCCCTCCAAGGTCATGGAGTCCGACCCGTACATCCGCCTGATCCGCGCGGGCCAGAACCGCCCCGGTGTCGTGCGCGTGGTGGTCGAACTGAAAGCGCCGGTGAATCCGCAGGTGTTCACCCTTGCACCGGTCGGCAACTACGGCCACCGTCTGGTGCTCGACCTGCACTCGACCGAGGAGCACGACCCGCTGCTGGCGCTGATCATGAAGGATTCGCCGATGGACGCCGCGGCGGGCGACGCTGGCCAGGACAGCGCCCAGGCCAGCGTTTCCGACAACGGGAATCCGCCGGCGGAACGCAGCACCGCCCGCCGCGCCGACCCGAACGTCAATCGCCTGTTTACCGTCGTGCTCGATCCGGGCCACGGCGGCGAAGACCCGGGTGCGATCGGCGCCGCGGGCAGCTACGAGAAGAACGTCACGCTCTCCATCGCCCGCCGCCTCAAGCGCAAGATCGACGCCGAACCGAACATGCGCGCGGTGCTGACGCGCGACGGCGACTATTTCGTGCCGCTGCAGCAGCGTGTCACGCGCGCGCGCCGCGTGCGTGCCGACCTCTTCGTGTCCATCCACGCCGACGCCTTCGTCAAACCCGAGGCCAACGGCAGCTCGGTCTACGTGCTGTCCGAGCGCGGCGCCTCGAGTACCGCGGCACGCTGGCTGGCGCAAAAGGAAAACGACGCCGACCTCGTTGGTGGCGTCAATCTCGCCCGCCAGGACGGCCACATCGCCCGCACCCTGCTCGATCTGTCGCAGACCGCGACGATCAACGACAGCCTCAAGCTCGGCCGCGCCATGCTCGGCGAGATCGGCGGCATCAACCGCCTGCACAAGCAGGATGTCGAACAGGCGGGCTTCGCGGTCCTGAAGGCGCCGGACATCCCCTCGGTGCTCGTCGAGACGGCCTTCATAAGCAACCCGCAGGAAGAGCGCCGCCTGAACGACGAGGCCTACCAGGAAAAAATGGCCAACGCCCTGCTGCGCGGAATCCGGCGCTACTTCGAGACCAACCCGCCAGCGGGTACGACGCGCGTCGCCCAACTCGGCTGA
- a CDS encoding cytochrome C oxidase subunit IV family protein, producing the protein MNEIRKLDLAWLGLVVLSVVGAALGGSPDTGFGVTVLVALVMGIKVRIVCDRFLELPTARRGIRLAMHGFCYGMPILVILTSAFGDMLARLTGALV; encoded by the coding sequence ATGAACGAGATCCGCAAGCTCGACCTCGCCTGGCTGGGACTGGTCGTGCTGAGCGTGGTCGGCGCCGCGCTCGGCGGCAGCCCGGACACCGGCTTCGGCGTCACCGTGCTGGTCGCGCTGGTGATGGGCATCAAGGTCCGCATCGTGTGCGACCGTTTCCTCGAACTGCCGACGGCCCGGCGCGGCATCCGGCTGGCGATGCACGGCTTCTGCTACGGCATGCCGATTCTGGTGATCCTCACCAGCGCCTTCGGCGACATGCTCGCACGGCTGACCGGCGCGCTGGTCTGA
- a CDS encoding magnesium transporter, with amino-acid sequence MSGARRDGMGPDETAGHYLVANVPRARRGQTVAEVLSQLIAHAHDCMDVVCVLDDDERLVGVLTLAALFALERDRRLGDAVQPGFPKVHATTDQERVASLALHHAISAIPVVDAKGKLLGVVPSAALMHILRREHVEDLHRFAGIARETTLAREAIEAPPLRRLRHRLPWLLLGLAGSMLATLIMSRFEGALAIDPAIAFFVPGLVYLADAIGTQTEAVAVRGLSLSHARMRTIIGGEARTGVLIGLVMGGLTFPAVWLVFGSVHLAVAVAVALVVAGGIATTVGLVLPWLLGRFGSDPAYGSGPMSTIIQDLLTLLTYFVVVSLIVG; translated from the coding sequence GTGTCCGGCGCCCGGCGCGACGGCATGGGACCGGACGAGACGGCCGGGCACTATCTCGTTGCCAACGTTCCGCGTGCCCGGCGCGGGCAGACGGTGGCCGAGGTGCTGTCCCAACTTATCGCGCATGCCCACGACTGCATGGACGTCGTGTGTGTGCTCGATGACGACGAGCGTCTGGTGGGCGTGCTGACCCTGGCCGCCCTGTTCGCGCTGGAGCGGGACCGCCGTCTCGGCGACGCGGTGCAGCCGGGGTTTCCCAAGGTGCACGCCACGACCGACCAGGAACGGGTGGCCTCGCTGGCGCTGCACCATGCCATCAGCGCAATTCCGGTGGTCGATGCGAAGGGCAAGCTGCTGGGCGTGGTGCCCTCAGCAGCGCTGATGCACATCCTGCGCCGCGAACACGTCGAGGACCTCCACCGTTTCGCCGGCATCGCGCGCGAGACCACGCTCGCGCGCGAGGCGATCGAGGCGCCGCCCCTGCGCCGGTTGCGTCACCGCCTGCCGTGGCTGCTGCTCGGGCTGGCGGGCAGCATGCTGGCGACGCTGATCATGTCGCGTTTCGAAGGGGCGCTTGCGATCGATCCGGCGATTGCGTTCTTCGTCCCGGGCCTCGTCTATCTGGCCGACGCCATCGGCACGCAGACCGAGGCCGTCGCGGTGCGCGGCTTGTCGCTGAGCCATGCCCGCATGCGCACCATCATCGGCGGCGAGGCGCGCACCGGCGTGCTGATCGGTCTGGTCATGGGCGGGCTGACCTTTCCCGCCGTGTGGCTCGTGTTCGGCAGCGTCCACCTGGCGGTTGCGGTCGCGGTAGCCCTGGTGGTGGCCGGCGGCATCGCCACGACCGTGGGGCTGGTGCTGCCCTGGTTGCTCGGCCGCTTCGGCAGCGATCCCGCCTACGGCAGCGGGCCGATGTCCACCATCATCCAGGACCTCCTGACGCTGCTGACCTATTTCGTCGTGGTCAGCCTGATCGTCGGCTGA
- a CDS encoding cytochrome c oxidase subunit 3 family protein, producing the protein MWVGIFCEVTEFALMFAVYFIARAHHPEVFRAGPERLSLLAGTGYTLMLLTSGWCVARAVHAMRAGRRKASLRWLLGAFVFGLGYPVIKLFEVRWNLAHGLDGDAGVFIVTYYYLTFNHLIHVFWGLLGLIWVMLRTGTGSYSADEHSGLEAFACYWHATDIIWLMIFPLFYVLR; encoded by the coding sequence ATGTGGGTCGGCATCTTCTGCGAGGTGACCGAATTCGCGCTGATGTTCGCGGTGTACTTCATCGCGCGCGCGCATCACCCCGAGGTCTTCCGCGCCGGCCCGGAGCGACTGTCGCTGCTGGCCGGCACCGGCTACACGCTGATGCTGCTGACCAGCGGCTGGTGCGTGGCACGCGCAGTGCACGCCATGCGCGCCGGACGCCGGAAGGCGAGCCTGCGCTGGCTGCTGGGCGCGTTCGTGTTCGGTCTCGGCTACCCGGTGATCAAGCTGTTCGAAGTGCGCTGGAACCTCGCCCACGGTCTCGACGGCGATGCCGGCGTATTCATCGTCACCTACTACTACCTGACCTTCAACCACCTGATCCACGTGTTCTGGGGGCTGCTCGGCCTGATCTGGGTGATGCTGCGCACCGGCACCGGCTCCTACTCGGCCGACGAGCATTCGGGACTGGAGGCCTTTGCCTGCTACTGGCACGCGACGGACATCATCTGGCTGATGATCTTTCCGCTGTTCTACGTGCTGCGCTGA
- a CDS encoding CreA family protein, translating into MKIFLLGALGAALALPLCAQAETVGAVDTAFKLIGRNHQVVVEVFDDPKVKGVSCYVSRARTGGIKGTLGLAEDTADAAVACRQVGEITLLEPLDKQEEVFSERASILFKKVRIVRMADARRNTLVYLVYSDKLIDGSPQNNVTAVPLPASVPLKLR; encoded by the coding sequence GTGAAGATCTTCCTGCTCGGCGCGCTGGGCGCCGCCCTGGCATTGCCGCTCTGCGCGCAGGCCGAGACCGTCGGCGCTGTCGATACCGCATTCAAGCTCATCGGGCGCAATCACCAGGTGGTGGTCGAGGTGTTCGACGACCCCAAGGTGAAGGGCGTGTCGTGTTACGTATCGCGTGCGCGGACGGGTGGCATCAAGGGGACGCTGGGCCTTGCCGAGGACACGGCCGATGCCGCGGTTGCCTGCCGCCAGGTGGGTGAGATCACCCTGCTGGAACCGTTGGACAAGCAGGAGGAGGTGTTCTCCGAGCGCGCGTCGATCCTGTTCAAGAAGGTGCGCATCGTGCGCATGGCCGACGCCAGGCGCAACACGCTGGTATACCTCGTCTATAGCGACAAGCTGATCGATGGCAGCCCGCAGAACAACGTTACCGCAGTCCCCTTGCCCGCGAGCGTACCGCTCAAGCTGCGCTGA
- the tsaE gene encoding tRNA (adenosine(37)-N6)-threonylcarbamoyltransferase complex ATPase subunit type 1 TsaE produces the protein MIELLKAADDSGARLRAHLPAEADTEAIGAALAATLRPGLRIWLQGNLGMGKTTLTRGLLRALGHEGKVKSPTYTLIEPYVVSRLDLYHFDFYRFNSPEEYLDAGLDEYFASQGVCVVEWPDKAAPYLPPPDLEIRLETHDSGRFVEIDGNTDAGRTCVIELGKALRGADPAS, from the coding sequence ATGATCGAGTTGCTCAAGGCCGCCGATGATAGCGGCGCCCGCCTCCGCGCGCACTTGCCCGCCGAGGCCGACACCGAAGCCATCGGCGCCGCACTGGCCGCCACCCTGCGTCCGGGGCTCAGAATCTGGCTGCAGGGCAACCTCGGCATGGGCAAGACGACGCTCACGCGCGGGCTGCTGCGGGCACTCGGTCACGAAGGCAAGGTGAAAAGTCCGACATACACCTTGATTGAACCTTACGTTGTTTCTAGATTAGACTTATATCACTTTGATTTTTATCGCTTCAATTCGCCCGAAGAATATCTGGACGCGGGGCTGGACGAATACTTCGCGAGTCAGGGCGTATGTGTAGTGGAATGGCCGGACAAAGCCGCCCCCTATCTGCCGCCGCCTGACCTCGAAATCCGGCTCGAAACCCATGATTCCGGGCGGTTTGTGGAGATCGATGGCAATACGGATGCGGGGCGGACATGCGTGATCGAACTGGGGAAAGCATTGCGGGGCGCGGACCCGGCGTCCTGA
- the queG gene encoding tRNA epoxyqueuosine(34) reductase QueG, producing the protein MAGADGTPFDGAALLARIRQWAAELGFGAVGVADTDLHEAEPGLTAWLNAGFHGGMDYMARHGMKRARPAELVPGTLRVISLRLDYWPDAADAGANLADGQRAYVSRYALGRDYHKVLRNRLQKLAERIAAEVPHAYRVFTDSAPVLEVELASRNGLGWRGKHTLLLDRSAGSYFFLGEIFTDLPLPVDEPVEPHCGRCTACIDACPTGAIVAPYQVDARRCISYLTIELHGPIPEALRPSLGNRIYGCDDCQLACPWNRFARLTAEGDFAPRHGLDTARLVELFAWSEAVFAERTAGSPIHRIGHERWLRNIAVALGNAPAAPDVLAALQARADHPSALVREHVAWALARHGAPLAG; encoded by the coding sequence ATGGCGGGTGCCGATGGCACCCCGTTCGACGGGGCCGCCCTGCTGGCCCGCATCCGCCAGTGGGCGGCGGAACTCGGTTTCGGCGCCGTCGGCGTCGCGGACACCGACCTGCACGAGGCCGAGCCCGGGCTCACGGCATGGCTGAATGCCGGTTTTCACGGCGGGATGGATTATATGGCGCGCCACGGCATGAAGCGTGCGCGTCCGGCCGAACTGGTGCCCGGAACCCTGCGCGTGATCAGCCTGCGGCTCGACTACTGGCCCGACGCCGCCGATGCCGGAGCGAACCTGGCCGATGGCCAGCGTGCCTACGTCTCGCGCTATGCACTGGGGCGCGACTACCACAAGGTCTTGCGCAACCGGCTGCAGAAGCTGGCCGAGCGGATCGCCGCCGAGGTGCCGCACGCGTACCGCGTGTTCACGGACTCGGCGCCGGTACTCGAGGTCGAGCTGGCCAGTCGCAACGGGCTGGGCTGGCGCGGCAAGCACACCTTGCTGCTGGATCGCAGCGCCGGCTCCTATTTCTTCCTCGGTGAGATCTTCACCGACCTGCCGCTGCCGGTCGATGAGCCGGTCGAACCGCACTGCGGTCGCTGCACCGCCTGCATCGACGCCTGTCCGACCGGCGCCATCGTCGCGCCCTACCAGGTCGACGCGCGGCGCTGCATCTCCTATCTGACGATCGAACTGCACGGCCCGATTCCCGAGGCGCTGCGCCCGTCGCTGGGCAATCGCATCTATGGCTGCGACGACTGCCAGCTGGCGTGCCCGTGGAACCGCTTCGCACGCCTGACGGCGGAGGGCGACTTCGCGCCGCGTCATGGCCTGGACACTGCGCGCCTCGTCGAACTGTTCGCCTGGAGCGAGGCGGTGTTTGCCGAACGCACTGCCGGCAGCCCGATCCATCGCATCGGTCACGAACGCTGGCTGCGCAACATCGCGGTGGCGCTGGGCAACGCGCCGGCCGCGCCGGATGTGCTCGCCGCCTTGCAGGCGCGCGCCGACCATCCCTCGGCCCTGGTGCGCGAACACGTGGCATGGGCGCTGGCGCGGCATGGCGCGCCCCTTGCCGGCTAG